In Denticeps clupeoides chromosome 1, fDenClu1.1, whole genome shotgun sequence, a single window of DNA contains:
- the LOC114797942 gene encoding NPC intracellular cholesterol transporter 2-like, whose amino-acid sequence MGLHAVLFLFPLFALSCAEQVKYLDCGSEDGKVAFVDINPCPKQPCELHKGQSYSVNVTFTSAVDSKTSKAVVHGVVAGVPVPFPIPVDDGCKSGVTCPIEKMRDYSYVTELPVKTEYPSIKLVVEWELKDDSNKDLFCIKFPVQVVN is encoded by the exons ATGGGTCTCCACGCAGTCTTGTTCCTCTTCCCTCTTTTCGCCCTGTCATGTGCTGAGCAAGTGAAGTACCTCGACTGTG GCTCTGAAGATGGAAAGGTGGCCTTTGTTGACATCAACCCTTGTCCCAAGCAGCCATGTGAGCTTCACAAAGGCCAGTCGTACTCAGTCAACGTGACTTTCACCAGTG CTGTTGACAGCAAAACAAGCAAAGCTGTGGTGCATGGAGTGGTCGCTGGCGTGCCTGTCCCCTTCCCGATTCCCGTCGATGATGGTTGCAAGTCTGGGGTTACCTGTCCCATCGAAAAGATGAGAGATTACAGCTATGTTACTGAGCTTCCTGTAAAAACGGAGTACCCTTCA ATAAAGCTGGTGGTTGAATGGGAACTGAAGGATGATTCAAACAAGGACTTGTTCTGCATTAAGTTCCCGGTCCAGGTCGTGAACTGA
- the gskip gene encoding GSK3-beta interaction protein: MSRKCEFDLPPEEGMEVDRQPEDSTRSAFDEGCVQLEDVKDMRLEAEAVVSDVLFAVSHMHVSQALNNALDVAYINVETREGDRYCLELTEAGLRVVAYAFDRVDESLSSQYHETVYSLLDSISPGYREAFGNALLQRLERLKQNGQ; the protein is encoded by the exons ATGAGCCGGAAGTGTGAGTTTGATTTACCCCCAGAGGAG GGTATGGAAGTCGACCGTCAACCGGAGGACTCCACGAGATCCGCTTTCGACGAGGGCTGCGTGCAGCTGGAAGACGTGAAGGACATGCGGCTGGAGGCCGAAGCGGTGGTCAGCGACGTGCTGTTCGCCGTGAGCCACATGCACGTCTCCCAGGCGCTGAATAACGCGCTGGACGTGGCCTACATCAACGTGGAGACCCGGGAAGGGGACCGCTACTGCTTGGAGTTGACTGAAGCAGGCCTCAGG GTTGTGGCATATGCTTTCGATCGGGTGGATGAGAGCCTGAGTTCTCAGTATCATGAGACTGTTTATTCCCTCCTGGATTCGATCAGTCCTGGCTACAGAGAAGCTTTCGGAAATGCATTGCTGCAGCGGCTCGAGAGGCTGAAGCAAAATGGACAGTAA
- the isca2 gene encoding iron-sulfur cluster assembly 2 homolog, mitochondrial: MSFARGVMLSVAKTRAWNLGRASSGLQLRACGPMVPIRCPPNPPFLTSLAIRYHSISARESGVQVASPSENRVNLSQSCVERLKEIMEKGEYLRIQVEGGGCSGFQYKFSVDKVKNDDDRVFEQNGVGVVVDQDSLEFVKGSTLDYSQELIRSSFQVLKNPQADHGCSCGSSFSIKV, from the exons ATGTCGTTCGCGCGGGGAGTTATGCTAAGCGTTGCAAAAACAAGAGCATGGAACCTTGGAAG AGCCTCATCTGGCCTTCAGCTACGTGCTTGCGGACCAATGGTGCCCATTCGATGTCCTCCAAATCCTCCGTTCCTGACTTCTCTTGCCATTCGGTACCACAGCATCTCAGCCAGAGAGAGTGGGGTACAAGTAGCCAGTCCATCTGAAAACAGAGTTAACCTGAGTCAATCTTGTGTTGAG AGGCTGAAGGAGATTATGGAGAAGGGAGAGTACTTGCGCATACAGGTGGAGGGCGGAGGCTGTTCGGGTTTCCAGTACAAATTCTCAGTTGACAAAGTCAAGAACGACGATGACAG GGTTTTTGAACAAAATGGTGTAGGAGTAGTTGTGGACCAGGACAGCCTGGAGTTTGTGAAGGGCTCCACACTTGATTACAGCCAGGAGCTGATCCGTTCCTCTTTCCAAGTGCTGAAGAATCCACAGGCCGACCACGGCTGTTCATGTGGATCATCTTTTTCAATCAAAGTTTGA